CCCCGCATCTTGTAACACCACGATTGGAGTATCTACAGGTTCAGGCATACTCAGTTTTATAACTGCACCATTAAACAAACGTTTACTGTCATTATTCTGATGATGTGTGCGTATATGTACTTCAGTAAAGTAAAAATGAATGCCATTTACTTCGCCGTTAAATCCATCTTCAGCTACAGCTCGTCCTCCTTTGGTTAATATACCTGCACTAATAGCTTCCTCGCAGATAAGTAAATTACCGCCGGCTGAATACTCTAAGTTAAGCGCCGAAGCAATTGGCGCCATCATGTAAGCTCGAGTTAACACACCCTTGGTGAAAGACTCAAGAGAGTGTTTTAACAAAAAGTAGATAGGAATTATTGAGATTAAGAGAAAAGGCGCAAGAAATAGTAAGGGGATTGCAATACCAATTGCCCACCACTTATAGCGTTCAAGTGGCTTCAATTTATTGTCAAGATCGCTATCAAAACTGGATGTGGTTTTATCTAAATTGTAATAGGCCTCTTTTAATTGCATCTCAACACCAGCTAGGCGTGGATCAATATGATGGAGAGACCTTTGATCTAATAAAGCCATAAACTTTCCTTGTAAGTCATGTTTAAATACAACCGGTATAAAAATTTTACTCAAATAAAATGGTAAAGGTAAAATCTTTGTTTTATGCGGTATCCACCGCTATACATACTTCTAGATAAACTACTTTGCCAGTGGCAAAGTCAGAGTGAACTTAGCGCCGCCAAGTTCGGAGAACTCAACATGGCAACTGCCGCGATGCCAAGTGGCGATTTTACGCACGATAGCCAACCCAAGGCCATAACCACCGTTATCTTTGCTGCGACTTTCATCTAAGCGTGAGAAGGGAATAAAAACCGACTCCCACTGAGATTTAGGAATTCCATCACCGTCATCCTCAATATGGATATAGGCATTGCTTTTGTCACACTCAATATTAATCGCTATGGTTGAGCGACCATATTTATCAGCGTTTTGTACAATATTTTGCAAAGCCCGAGAAAGATAATGTAGGTTGCCAGAGATGATGACTGTATTACTCATTTTCTTGAACGTTATTTTTTTAACGGTAAGCTTATTGAGTTTGCTTATCTGATCGCTGACAAGTTCACAAAGGTCAATTGGCGTTATCTCAAGTTTCTCTACTTCAAATTCAAGCCGTGCGTAAGCTAGCATTTCATCAATCATTGCCTCCATTTCGACCACATCGTCCGCCATATCACTTGCTTGCTCACGACTTTGCTCCGGCAGCATAGCTAAAGCAAATTTAAGTCGAGCAAGTGGAGTGCGCAGGTCGTGAGAAACCGCATTAACGAGTAGTTTTTGGTTTTCAATGAGCCTTGCAACTTGAGATGCTAAGTCGCGGATCTGCTCGGTTAAATTTGAAATGGCAGAAAATCGGGAATGTCGGGTCGCTTTAGGTAGTTGACCTTGAGTGAGGTTTTCGGTGATATATCTCAGTTGCAATAAATCAAGCCACAAGGGTCTTATCCACAGCATCAGTAAAAACGCGAGCACGGCATAAGAAAGCAACTTGATGATCCATTGTTTGTTGGCAGCAGAAGCCGCCGGTGCTAATGGCCCTAATTGCAGCAGCAACGTTGAATCAGGTACTTTGAAAGTCAGCCAAGCGCGGCCTTCATCGTCAAAACTCGTTAAAATCCCCCCTTGAACTAAAGTGCTGGCTTGCTCAGGCAGCCAAGCGACATCATCCATGTTGAGTATTTTGAGCGTTTCTGACTCTTGGGGTAGCTGGTCTGAGGAAATCGTGGATTTCAGTGTGTTGGCAACTGCTTTTGCATGTCGCAACTCATCGGGCGCGGAGTGCACCCAATGAGACCAAATGGCTTCGCTCACTTGGTTGATAACGACAATACTGGTAAACACAGCCAAATAGAGGCTGAGTAATAGCTTTAGCACAAATACACTAGCCCCAAGCAGACTTAGAGCAGAGGTAGCCCTTACCCCACACGGTAATAAGCCTCGCGGGTTGCTCTAGATTGTCGCCAAGCTTTTTACGCAAACGGCTAATACGTACGTCAACGCTTCTATCTAATCCGTCATATTCGCGGCCAACAACATGTTTATAGATATAGTCTCGACTCAGCGTTTCGCCCGCATGGCCTGCTAATGTCTTTAGCAAATCAAATTCATAGCTCGTGAGCTCAACCTCATCTCCAGCCAAATAGACCTTACGGTCCGATTTATCTATTTGTAATTCGCCTAAGGTAATAGAATCAGACTGAACTTCATCATTTTGTGTACGTCTTAATAGCGCATTCAAACGGGCAAGCAGTACGTATGGCTCAACAGGCTTGATAATGTAATCATCAGCACCGATTTCAAGCCCTTTTACATGGTCGAAGTCGCTGTCTTTGGCGGTAAGAAATAAAACCGGCCCTTTAAACTCACCGCGCGCAGCTTTGCAAATAGAAAAACCATCAAGTCCCGGTAGCATAATATCTAAAATGAGAATGTCAGGTTTTTCTGCTTCAATGGCTTTAATGGCGTTAATACCATTGTGTAATTGAACGACTTCAAAGCCGTTATGGATCAAGAACTTTGCGGTTAACTCCGCTAGTTTTACATCATCTTCGACAAGTAATACCTTGGCCATTAAAACACACTCCAATCGCTTCTGAGTTTGCGTCTATATTGTTGGTTGACGCTTGTGTGTACTTCAATATTTTGTTTTGCAACAACGTTATTTTTAGCATCTTTTAGGGTAAAGAGCATGGACTTTGAGAGTTGGATAATTTGTGTTGATTTTGCCTCCTTGGCCTGCTCCCAGCATTGTAATTTTTGTTTTTCCTGAAATAAACATAGGTTCATTTTAGAGGGCGATTGCCAAGCAATTTTTGCCGTCATTTCACAGCGTTGCCCTGCTTGTTTCACCATACATGTAATCGGTTTTATTTCTAAATTAATGCCATTGTTGGGTTTGGTTAAAGCTCTACTTGGTGCGCTGAAAATTATAATTATGATTAAGTACAACCTAAAATTCATATTTTCCCCCGACAAAAACCGTCGCGGTATAGCTATCCTCGACTATCGGGCTATCTGTCATTGTGCTATCAAGTTGCTGATATTTGGCGTTAAATTTAAAGGTCCAAGACTCACTCACGGGATAAGAGTAGGCAAAGCTAACATAGGGTTGGAAGCTTGAGCTGCCTTTATACCATAGCTCACTATTCGGTGTATCCGCTTTGTCTATGCCGTAGTAATAGTCCACCAGTTGTCGACTTTTCCATTTTAGCCCCGCTTTAATAAACACATAAGTGTTAGGTGAACTATCGAATCTAAAACGATAGCTGACTCCAACATCAGCATTGTAACCTTGATAAGTGTTGGTGATATCGGTGAGCCATGATGCGCTGATTTTTACGCTATCACTCATTATCCAGTGGGCTAAAACGCCGCCATCTATGGCCCATTTTCTCGACTCGATATCATCCAAAGAAATTGCGGTTTGCTCTGCGGCAAATTCACCGCCAGGCAGCTCATTGCTGGCATCAAACCCCATTTTTTGCACGAATATATTACTTGGGTGAAATTTCTCGAAATAGGCCTGCTCGGTATTAAATGTGCCGATCAAGCTAAGATCAAATTTATCAGTGTAGTGAAAGGTATAGCCCAAAGTCCCATTATCGAGAAAGAGGTGTTCACCGTAATAACTAATATAGGGCACAACAACCAAGGGAATATTTTCACCGTCATGGAGTGGGTTGGAGATAACACCGCCGCCAAGGGCAATGCCAAATCGCCATTCATCGACTGGCGTACACTCGCTGTCATTGGCGTCACATGGCACCGCCGTGGCATTTACCTGAATGGTAATCAGCAAGGTTAAGGCCATTAATAACTTATTCAACTTGGAACTCCAGTTCTGAATTTGGGCTTTGCACTGGCTTTTTAGAGGTGTCAATCAAAGC
The sequence above is a segment of the Pseudoalteromonas piscicida genome. Coding sequences within it:
- a CDS encoding DUF3137 domain-containing protein; the protein is MALLDQRSLHHIDPRLAGVEMQLKEAYYNLDKTTSSFDSDLDNKLKPLERYKWWAIGIAIPLLFLAPFLLISIIPIYFLLKHSLESFTKGVLTRAYMMAPIASALNLEYSAGGNLLICEEAISAGILTKGGRAVAEDGFNGEVNGIHFYFTEVHIRTHHQNNDSKRLFNGAVIKLSMPEPVDTPIVVLQDAGLWNMLINRRQSLKGLQRVKFAQRDFEKEYQVYAKDEETCREVLTPEYMAKLSQVKTFFSSGNLPKGLKIPEVKAQMFIEGSDILISLDYGANLFNPKKLQKEYDPSWAEDIAKQLLLIENLAKSLVH
- a CDS encoding ATP-binding protein; its protein translation is MLKLLLSLYLAVFTSIVVINQVSEAIWSHWVHSAPDELRHAKAVANTLKSTISSDQLPQESETLKILNMDDVAWLPEQASTLVQGGILTSFDDEGRAWLTFKVPDSTLLLQLGPLAPAASAANKQWIIKLLSYAVLAFLLMLWIRPLWLDLLQLRYITENLTQGQLPKATRHSRFSAISNLTEQIRDLASQVARLIENQKLLVNAVSHDLRTPLARLKFALAMLPEQSREQASDMADDVVEMEAMIDEMLAYARLEFEVEKLEITPIDLCELVSDQISKLNKLTVKKITFKKMSNTVIISGNLHYLSRALQNIVQNADKYGRSTIAINIECDKSNAYIHIEDDGDGIPKSQWESVFIPFSRLDESRSKDNGGYGLGLAIVRKIATWHRGSCHVEFSELGGAKFTLTLPLAK
- a CDS encoding response regulator, which gives rise to MAKVLLVEDDVKLAELTAKFLIHNGFEVVQLHNGINAIKAIEAEKPDILILDIMLPGLDGFSICKAARGEFKGPVLFLTAKDSDFDHVKGLEIGADDYIIKPVEPYVLLARLNALLRRTQNDEVQSDSITLGELQIDKSDRKVYLAGDEVELTSYEFDLLKTLAGHAGETLSRDYIYKHVVGREYDGLDRSVDVRISRLRKKLGDNLEQPARLITVWGKGYLCSKSAWG
- a CDS encoding DUF3019 domain-containing protein produces the protein MNFRLYLIIIIIFSAPSRALTKPNNGINLEIKPITCMVKQAGQRCEMTAKIAWQSPSKMNLCLFQEKQKLQCWEQAKEAKSTQIIQLSKSMLFTLKDAKNNVVAKQNIEVHTSVNQQYRRKLRSDWSVF
- a CDS encoding MipA/OmpV family protein, with translation MNKLLMALTLLITIQVNATAVPCDANDSECTPVDEWRFGIALGGGVISNPLHDGENIPLVVVPYISYYGEHLFLDNGTLGYTFHYTDKFDLSLIGTFNTEQAYFEKFHPSNIFVQKMGFDASNELPGGEFAAEQTAISLDDIESRKWAIDGGVLAHWIMSDSVKISASWLTDITNTYQGYNADVGVSYRFRFDSSPNTYVFIKAGLKWKSRQLVDYYYGIDKADTPNSELWYKGSSSFQPYVSFAYSYPVSESWTFKFNAKYQQLDSTMTDSPIVEDSYTATVFVGGKYEF